The region CCGCCACCTCGGCGCTGACGCCGTCCTTCGCCCAGCAGCTCTTCGCGCTGCGCCAGAAAAAGGGCATGACGCTGGACGAAGCAAAGCGCGCCGTGCTGGACCCGCTGTCCTTTGCCAACCTGATGGTGAGGCTGGGCCATGCCGACGGTTCGGTCGCGGGCGCCGCCCACACCACCGCCGACGTCGTGCGCAACGCGATCCAGCTGATCGGCTTGGCGCCGGGCTTCCGGCTGGTGTCGAGCTTCTTCCTGATGATGCTGTGCGAGCCCTTCCACACGCTCAAGGGCGGGCTGATCTTCTCTGATTGCGGACTGGTGGTCGACCCGGATGCCGAGGCCCTGGCCGATATCGCCATGGCCGCCGCCGACAGCGCGCGCGCCCTGCTGAACGACGAGCCGCGCGTGGCGATGCTGTCGTTCTCGACCAGCGGCAGCGCCCACCATGCCGCCGTGGACAAGGTCGTGGCCGCCACCGAGCGCGTACGCGCGCAGCGCCCCGGTTTGGCCATCGACGGCGACGTGCAGCTCGATGCCGCCATCGTCGCCGAGATCGCCGCACGCAAGGTCGCGCATTCGCAGGTGAACGGCCACGCCAACGTGCTGGTGTTCCCCAGCCTGGAGGCCGGCAATATCGGCTACAA is a window of Cupriavidus taiwanensis LMG 19424 DNA encoding:
- the pta gene encoding phosphate acetyltransferase produces the protein MKPILRIIDRARAAPRRIVLCEADDPRILQAAQRAVQEGIARIVLVGDPRQINAAAAIHGIALEGMTLVDPATSALTPSFAQQLFALRQKKGMTLDEAKRAVLDPLSFANLMVRLGHADGSVAGAAHTTADVVRNAIQLIGLAPGFRLVSSFFLMMLCEPFHTLKGGLIFSDCGLVVDPDAEALADIAMAAADSARALLNDEPRVAMLSFSTSGSAHHAAVDKVVAATERVRAQRPGLAIDGDVQLDAAIVAEIAARKVAHSQVNGHANVLVFPSLEAGNIGYKLAERVGGAKAIGPMLQGLNKPANDLSRGCSADDVFHVIAVTVVQAQATAAQAPKGEQAAA